The proteins below come from a single Streptomyces tubercidicus genomic window:
- a CDS encoding DUF899 family protein, giving the protein MRQTRLAGEPAEYAEAREELRQAEIELMRRRERVAELRRGLPAGPVVDDYVFEEGPADLHAGDEPARSVRLSELFSAPGRDLIVYHFMFGKQQKPACPMCTMWIDGFNGIVDHITQNADFAVVAAAELPELRAYARDRQWTNLRLLSAGASTFKYDLGSEDADGNQDSTVSVFTRDDTGAVRHAYSVHPRMADDIQERGIDLLTPVWHLLDLTPNGRGDWYPSLRY; this is encoded by the coding sequence ATGCGCCAGACCCGTCTTGCCGGGGAACCGGCCGAGTACGCCGAGGCCCGCGAAGAGCTGCGGCAGGCCGAGATCGAGCTGATGCGCCGACGCGAACGGGTCGCCGAACTGCGTCGGGGGCTGCCGGCTGGGCCCGTCGTGGACGACTACGTCTTCGAGGAGGGCCCGGCGGATCTGCACGCCGGGGACGAACCGGCACGGTCCGTGCGGCTCAGCGAGCTGTTCAGCGCGCCTGGACGCGACCTGATCGTCTACCACTTCATGTTCGGCAAGCAGCAGAAGCCGGCCTGCCCCATGTGCACGATGTGGATCGACGGCTTCAACGGGATCGTCGACCACATCACGCAGAACGCCGACTTCGCCGTCGTCGCGGCGGCCGAACTGCCGGAGCTGCGTGCGTACGCCCGGGACCGGCAGTGGACGAATCTGCGGCTGCTCAGCGCCGGGGCGAGCACCTTCAAATACGACCTGGGCAGCGAGGACGCCGACGGCAACCAGGACTCGACGGTGTCGGTGTTCACCCGCGACGACACCGGAGCGGTCCGCCACGCCTACTCGGTCCACCCCCGCATGGCCGACGACATCCAAGAGCGCGGCATCGATCTGCTCACCCCCGTATGGCACCTGCTCGACCTCACGCCCAACGGCCGCGGCGACTGGTACCCATCGCTCCGCTATTAG
- a CDS encoding glycoside hydrolase → MTSDVSKSPRDTARSRTTATRVLAASLALTATTFGVAGCDSAAAGTLEGSRLELPVAGGTAVVDTASLAVNARTAGGRELVLSGPAGGGGLGKPGPVTRTGDGASWSYPAKGLKVTASSERGRLRIKLRADRDGSVNWPVTGTDRAASALQLPRGEGLDIPVRDAFWNGGEEKGGLDGSSVDVGEGFSLPLWGYSMGGGKGASGGGQGASGGGERGSGGRKGASGGGAGVSYLTPTDIGTSLRFASTGGRLRATAAHAFDAGEGTRDYEVSFALTDGNPVAPAADYRSYLAQRGQLGSLRRKIRQNPANGKLLGAFHAYVWGDARTASGVSRLKQLGVDRMWLGYDAGPDPMNAAAVRAAKKAGYLVGPYDTFANGQDPKKADSPTSVWPGRVYPDFCIRKADGTPEGGFGDRGCYLSSRAFEKAEPSKHYLADRTRTMVANGADSYFLDVDATGEVFRDYGKGHEMTKAEDRQARLARMRRLSENLVLGSESAQPWANQVLAYDHGSGTPAADGLWKLEKDRKTWGGYYPEKAPGAFFKPVRLPAALAKAMYDPKYRAPLYETALHGSLVNAERWELSYEKLPAQKTTRALLAMLYNTPLNYVLDGPTLEKNGPELAKLQKYFSPLHRAAGTEQLTSFRWLTGDRSVQRTVFGDGALTVTANFGSRAHDGLPGGCVDAKLRTDKEPRRLCPAQVKATATG, encoded by the coding sequence ATGACATCCGACGTTTCCAAGTCCCCCCGGGACACCGCCCGTAGCCGGACCACCGCCACCCGCGTCCTAGCCGCCTCCCTGGCCCTCACCGCGACCACCTTCGGGGTGGCCGGGTGTGACAGTGCCGCCGCCGGGACGCTGGAGGGCAGTCGGCTCGAACTGCCTGTGGCCGGTGGTACGGCCGTGGTCGATACCGCCTCGCTGGCGGTGAACGCGCGTACCGCGGGCGGGCGGGAGCTGGTGCTGTCCGGTCCGGCGGGCGGCGGTGGGCTCGGGAAACCGGGGCCGGTGACGCGGACGGGCGACGGGGCGAGTTGGAGCTACCCGGCCAAGGGGCTGAAGGTGACGGCCAGTTCGGAGCGCGGGCGGCTGCGGATCAAGCTGCGGGCGGACCGTGACGGGTCGGTCAACTGGCCGGTGACCGGCACCGACCGGGCCGCGTCCGCTCTGCAACTGCCGCGCGGGGAGGGCCTGGACATACCCGTACGGGACGCGTTCTGGAACGGTGGGGAGGAGAAGGGCGGGCTGGACGGCAGCTCCGTGGATGTCGGCGAGGGGTTCTCGCTCCCCCTGTGGGGCTACTCGATGGGCGGAGGTAAGGGCGCGTCCGGCGGCGGTCAGGGCGCGTCCGGCGGCGGTGAGCGCGGGTCCGGCGGCCGTAAGGGCGCGTCCGGCGGCGGGGCCGGTGTCAGCTATCTGACGCCCACCGACATCGGGACCTCGCTGCGCTTCGCCTCCACCGGCGGACGGCTGCGCGCCACCGCCGCGCATGCCTTCGACGCCGGTGAGGGCACCCGTGACTACGAGGTCTCCTTCGCCCTGACCGACGGCAACCCGGTCGCCCCCGCCGCCGACTACCGCTCCTACCTCGCCCAGCGCGGACAGCTCGGCAGCCTGCGCCGGAAGATCCGGCAGAACCCGGCCAACGGCAAGCTGCTCGGCGCCTTCCACGCCTATGTATGGGGCGACGCCCGGACCGCCTCAGGGGTCAGCAGGCTGAAGCAGCTGGGCGTGGACCGGATGTGGCTCGGGTACGACGCGGGCCCGGACCCGATGAACGCGGCGGCGGTGCGGGCCGCCAAGAAGGCGGGCTATCTCGTCGGCCCGTACGACACCTTCGCCAACGGGCAGGACCCGAAGAAGGCCGACAGCCCCACCTCGGTCTGGCCCGGCCGGGTCTACCCCGACTTCTGTATACGGAAGGCGGACGGCACCCCGGAGGGCGGCTTCGGGGACCGTGGCTGCTATCTCAGCTCCCGCGCCTTCGAGAAGGCCGAACCGAGTAAGCACTATCTCGCCGACCGAACCCGCACGATGGTCGCCAACGGCGCGGACAGCTACTTCCTCGATGTGGATGCGACCGGCGAGGTGTTCCGCGACTACGGCAAGGGCCATGAGATGACCAAGGCGGAGGACCGCCAGGCGCGGCTGGCCCGGATGCGGCGGCTGTCGGAGAACCTCGTCCTCGGCTCGGAGTCGGCCCAGCCCTGGGCGAACCAGGTGCTGGCCTACGACCACGGCTCGGGCACCCCGGCCGCCGATGGCCTGTGGAAGCTGGAGAAGGACCGGAAGACCTGGGGCGGCTACTACCCGGAGAAGGCCCCGGGCGCCTTCTTCAAGCCGGTGCGGCTGCCCGCCGCGCTCGCCAAGGCCATGTACGACCCCAAGTACCGCGCCCCGCTCTACGAGACCGCACTGCACGGCTCGCTGGTCAACGCGGAGCGGTGGGAGCTGTCGTACGAGAAGCTGCCGGCGCAGAAGACCACCCGGGCGCTGCTGGCGATGCTCTACAACACCCCGCTCAACTACGTCCTCGACGGCCCGACGCTGGAGAAGAACGGGCCCGAGCTGGCCAAGCTGCAGAAGTACTTCTCGCCGCTGCACCGCGCGGCCGGGACCGAGCAGCTGACCTCGTTCCGCTGGCTGACCGGTGACCGCAGTGTGCAGCGCACCGTCTTCGGCGACGGCGCGCTGACCGTCACCGCCAACTTCGGCAGCCGGGCCCACGACGGTCTGCCGGGCGGCTGTGTCGACGCCAAGCTGCGTACGGACAAGGAGCCGCGGCGGCTGTGCCCGGCGCAGGTGAAGGCGACGGCGACGGGCTGA
- a CDS encoding helix-turn-helix domain-containing protein has product MALDETTPPEHLNPLERFGRDIKQVRLARKLTQKQLGRATGYSEGYVSKVESGTLLPRPSEKFAKGCDLTFGTGELFAGLLRRIEEGDHPSWFVPYLNLERKASRILDYSTNIVKGLLQTESYAQAIFEAYFSQEEAEVIEGKVTARLRRRDVFELPTPPSLWTIVHEACLRTVVGGPGVMAGQLEYLLTAAASPHIRLQVMPFSAGAPAASTRPFTVLRFTDSRTVLYTETRVGGRMHDSAQTVDAALDDYDLLRAHALAPDRSVALIKTLLKEYRA; this is encoded by the coding sequence ATGGCGTTGGACGAAACGACCCCGCCCGAGCACTTGAATCCGCTAGAGCGCTTCGGGCGCGACATCAAACAAGTACGGCTCGCCCGCAAGCTCACCCAGAAGCAACTGGGCAGGGCCACGGGCTACTCCGAGGGCTACGTCAGCAAGGTCGAATCCGGCACGCTGCTGCCCCGACCCAGCGAGAAGTTCGCCAAGGGCTGCGATCTCACCTTCGGGACGGGGGAGTTGTTCGCGGGGTTGCTGCGGAGGATCGAGGAAGGGGATCACCCGAGCTGGTTCGTGCCGTATCTGAACCTGGAGCGGAAGGCGTCGCGGATTCTGGACTACTCGACAAATATCGTGAAGGGCCTGCTCCAGACGGAGAGCTACGCACAAGCGATCTTCGAGGCGTACTTCTCCCAGGAAGAAGCTGAGGTGATCGAAGGCAAGGTCACCGCACGCCTGCGGCGGCGGGATGTGTTCGAGCTGCCCACACCGCCTTCCCTGTGGACCATCGTGCATGAGGCATGCTTGCGAACGGTCGTAGGGGGCCCCGGGGTTATGGCCGGACAGCTTGAATATCTACTGACGGCCGCCGCCTCGCCACACATCAGGCTCCAGGTCATGCCGTTCTCAGCAGGTGCTCCTGCCGCTTCCACGCGACCCTTCACCGTGCTCCGCTTCACAGATTCCCGCACGGTGCTCTACACGGAGACCCGGGTAGGAGGCAGGATGCACGACTCCGCACAAACGGTCGACGCCGCCCTGGATGACTACGATCTGCTCAGGGCACACGCGTTGGCCCCCGATCGATCAGTGGCCTTGATTAAAACTCTGCTGAAGGAGTACCGCGCATGA
- a CDS encoding DUF397 domain-containing protein: protein MSAALNLAGAEWLKSSYSDANGGDCVEFSRTFTWVKSSYSDASGGDCLEFSRGLTEPHGLVPVRDSKDPDGPALIFPARGWSSFVSAVKRGQFTA from the coding sequence ATGAGCGCCGCCCTGAATCTCGCCGGAGCCGAGTGGCTCAAGTCGTCCTACAGCGACGCCAACGGCGGGGACTGCGTCGAGTTCTCCCGTACCTTCACCTGGGTCAAGTCGTCCTACAGCGACGCCAGCGGCGGGGACTGCCTCGAATTCTCCCGCGGCCTCACCGAACCCCACGGCCTCGTCCCCGTCCGCGACAGCAAGGACCCGGACGGACCCGCGCTCATATTCCCCGCGCGCGGCTGGTCCTCGTTCGTCTCGGCTGTCAAGCGCGGGCAGTTCACCGCCTGA
- the nirD gene encoding nitrite reductase small subunit NirD, whose amino-acid sequence MSIAAGDTATTAVTVEIRCPRGWVAVCTLDDLLPGRGVAALLPDGTQAALFTDRAGQVYAIANRDPFTGAQVLSRGLTGSADGRPFVASPLLKQRFDLASGGCLDDPSVSVPVYRVRVGAGGDS is encoded by the coding sequence ATGAGCATCGCTGCCGGCGATACCGCCACTACGGCCGTCACGGTGGAGATCCGCTGCCCCCGGGGCTGGGTCGCGGTCTGCACCCTGGACGACCTCCTCCCGGGGCGCGGTGTCGCCGCGCTCCTCCCGGACGGCACCCAGGCCGCGCTCTTCACCGACCGCGCCGGGCAGGTCTATGCGATCGCCAACCGCGACCCGTTCACCGGCGCCCAGGTCCTCTCCCGCGGCCTGACCGGCTCGGCCGACGGCCGCCCCTTCGTGGCATCGCCCCTGCTCAAGCAGCGTTTCGACCTGGCATCGGGCGGCTGCCTGGACGATCCGTCGGTGTCGGTGCCGGTGTATCGCGTACGGGTGGGGGCGGGGGGCGACAGCTGA
- the nirB gene encoding nitrite reductase large subunit NirB, whose product MTSMPPHPEAAPAATPTTTSAATPATAPGTTPTLVLVGHGMVGQRFLEELADRGVTGRARVVVLCEEPRPAYDRVQLTSYFAGRSPDDLSLAEPDFLARHGIELHLGDPATAVDRTTRTVTARSGLTVHYDALVLATGSYPFVPPVPGKDSTGCFVYRTLEDLLAIEEYAKNARTGVVVGGGLLGLEAAGALKGLGLRTHIVEFAPRLMALQVDEGGGRALRRTVEEMGLEVQTGVGGKEIVADGAGAVTAMGLSDDSVIETDLVVFSAGVRPRDQLARDCGLPVGARGGIVVDEWCRTDDPDVYAIGECALAADGRVYGLVAPGYDMARVAAGSITDALFPETGTGTGTPEGFTGADLSTKLKLLGVDVASFGDAQGTTEGCLDVVYADARSGVYKKLVIGAAGELLGGVLVGDAEAYGMLRPLTGSVPPVPAEQLVLPDGASGGGGAALGPSALPDSAVLCNCHNVTKGTVRAAVTEHSCGTLPEVKKCTKAGTGCGSCVKSLTAVLNDELAASGATIDTGLCGCFPHTRAELYEIVRTLRLTSFAELLDSHGRPEARNGDGCEICKPTVGSIIASLAPSVGADGYVLDGEQAALQDTNDHFLANLQRNGSYSIVPRIPGGEITPDKLIVIGEVARDFGLYTKITGGQRIDLFGARVDQLPEVWARLVDAGFESGHAYGKALRTVKSCVGQTWCRYGVQDSVRMAIELELRYRGLRSPHKLKSAVSGCARECAEARGKDFGVIATSQGWNLYVGGNGGADPRHADLLAQDLSDAELIRLIDRFLMFYIRTADRLERTSAWLERIDGGLDHVRDVVVHDSLGLGDELEALMAAHVTHYRDEWAETLADPERLARFVSFVNAPDAPDPSVRFVPERDQVKPDLTLLAGPTLPVRSLEGASV is encoded by the coding sequence ATGACCTCGATGCCGCCGCACCCGGAAGCCGCACCGGCCGCCACGCCGACCACCACATCGGCCGCCACCCCGGCCACCGCGCCTGGCACCACCCCCACTCTTGTCCTCGTCGGCCACGGCATGGTCGGCCAGCGCTTCCTGGAGGAGCTGGCCGACCGCGGCGTCACCGGGCGGGCGCGGGTGGTCGTACTGTGCGAGGAGCCCCGCCCGGCCTACGACCGCGTCCAGCTGACCTCGTACTTCGCCGGTCGGAGCCCGGACGACCTGAGCCTCGCCGAGCCGGATTTCCTGGCCCGGCACGGCATCGAACTGCACCTCGGCGACCCCGCCACGGCCGTCGACCGCACCACCCGCACGGTTACCGCCCGCTCCGGGCTGACCGTCCACTACGACGCCCTGGTGCTGGCCACCGGCTCGTACCCATTCGTCCCGCCTGTGCCGGGCAAGGACAGCACGGGATGTTTCGTCTACCGCACCCTCGAAGACCTGCTCGCCATCGAGGAGTACGCCAAGAATGCCCGCACCGGTGTGGTGGTCGGCGGCGGGCTGCTCGGCCTGGAGGCGGCCGGGGCGCTGAAGGGGCTGGGGCTGCGCACCCACATCGTGGAGTTCGCGCCGCGGCTGATGGCCCTCCAGGTAGACGAGGGCGGCGGCCGCGCGCTGCGCCGTACCGTCGAGGAGATGGGCCTGGAGGTGCAAACCGGCGTCGGCGGCAAGGAGATCGTCGCGGACGGGGCCGGTGCGGTGACCGCCATGGGCCTGTCGGACGACTCCGTCATCGAGACCGATCTGGTGGTCTTCTCGGCCGGTGTCCGGCCCCGCGACCAGCTCGCCCGGGACTGCGGGCTGCCGGTCGGCGCACGCGGCGGCATCGTCGTCGACGAGTGGTGCCGCACCGACGACCCGGACGTGTACGCGATCGGCGAGTGCGCGCTGGCCGCCGACGGCCGGGTCTACGGACTGGTCGCGCCCGGGTACGACATGGCCCGGGTGGCGGCCGGCAGCATCACCGACGCACTCTTCCCCGAGACCGGCACCGGCACCGGCACCCCCGAGGGCTTCACCGGCGCCGACCTGTCCACCAAGCTCAAGCTTCTCGGCGTGGACGTGGCGTCCTTCGGCGACGCGCAGGGCACCACCGAGGGCTGTCTGGACGTCGTCTACGCCGATGCCCGCAGCGGTGTCTACAAGAAGCTGGTGATCGGCGCAGCGGGCGAGCTGCTGGGCGGGGTGCTGGTCGGCGACGCCGAGGCGTACGGCATGCTGCGGCCGCTGACCGGCAGCGTTCCCCCGGTACCGGCCGAGCAACTGGTGCTGCCGGACGGGGCGTCGGGGGGCGGGGGCGCCGCGCTCGGCCCGTCCGCGCTGCCGGACAGCGCGGTGCTGTGCAACTGCCACAACGTCACCAAGGGGACGGTCCGGGCGGCGGTCACCGAGCACTCCTGCGGCACCCTCCCCGAGGTCAAGAAGTGCACCAAGGCCGGTACCGGCTGCGGCAGTTGCGTCAAGTCACTCACCGCCGTGCTGAACGACGAGCTGGCCGCGTCCGGCGCCACCATCGACACCGGGCTGTGCGGCTGCTTCCCGCACACCCGCGCCGAGCTCTACGAGATCGTCCGCACCCTGCGGCTGACGTCCTTCGCCGAGCTGCTGGACTCGCACGGCCGCCCGGAGGCGAGGAACGGCGACGGCTGCGAGATCTGCAAACCCACCGTCGGCTCGATCATCGCTTCGCTCGCCCCCAGTGTCGGCGCCGACGGCTATGTCCTGGACGGGGAGCAGGCCGCCCTCCAGGACACCAACGACCACTTCCTCGCCAACCTCCAGCGCAACGGCTCGTACTCGATCGTGCCGCGTATCCCCGGCGGGGAGATCACCCCGGACAAGCTGATCGTGATCGGCGAGGTGGCCCGCGACTTCGGCCTCTACACCAAGATCACCGGCGGCCAGCGGATCGATCTGTTCGGCGCCCGGGTCGATCAACTCCCGGAGGTATGGGCCCGGTTGGTGGACGCGGGCTTCGAGTCGGGGCATGCGTACGGGAAGGCGCTGCGCACCGTGAAGTCATGCGTGGGGCAGACCTGGTGCCGCTACGGCGTGCAGGACTCGGTCCGTATGGCCATCGAACTGGAGCTGCGCTACCGGGGACTGCGCTCCCCGCACAAGCTGAAGTCCGCGGTGTCCGGGTGCGCGCGGGAGTGCGCGGAGGCCCGCGGCAAGGACTTCGGCGTCATCGCCACCTCCCAGGGCTGGAATCTCTACGTCGGCGGTAACGGGGGCGCCGATCCGCGCCATGCCGATCTGCTCGCCCAGGACCTGAGCGACGCCGAACTGATCCGGCTGATCGACCGGTTCCTGATGTTTTACATCCGTACGGCGGACCGACTGGAGCGCACCTCCGCCTGGCTGGAGCGGATCGACGGCGGGCTCGACCACGTCCGGGATGTCGTCGTCCATGACTCCCTGGGGCTGGGTGACGAGCTGGAGGCCCTGATGGCCGCGCATGTCACCCATTACCGCGACGAATGGGCCGAGACCCTCGCCGACCCCGAGCGGCTGGCCCGCTTCGTCTCCTTCGTCAACGCGCCCGACGCACCGGATCCGTCCGTCCGCTTCGTGCCGGAGCGCGACCAGGTCAAGCCGGACCTGACGCTGCTGGCCGGCCCGACTCTGCCCGTACGCAGCCTGGAAGGGGCTTCCGTCTGA
- a CDS encoding VOC family protein — MRVIAFDHLVLNVADIERSLAFYCGQLGLEPVRVDDWRAGEVPFPSVRVSPATILDLAEGPREGSNVDHLCLVVEPLDWQEVVDSGEFTVVDGPGPRFGARGNGQSLYVNDPDGNTVELRWYPQGADA, encoded by the coding sequence ATGCGCGTCATCGCCTTCGACCACCTCGTGCTGAACGTCGCCGACATCGAGCGGTCGCTCGCCTTCTACTGCGGGCAGCTCGGTCTGGAGCCGGTCCGCGTGGACGACTGGCGCGCGGGCGAGGTGCCCTTCCCTTCTGTGCGGGTGAGCCCGGCGACCATCCTCGACCTCGCCGAGGGGCCGCGCGAGGGCTCCAATGTCGACCACCTCTGCCTGGTCGTCGAGCCGCTCGACTGGCAGGAGGTGGTCGACTCGGGCGAGTTCACGGTGGTCGACGGCCCCGGGCCGCGCTTCGGTGCCCGTGGCAACGGCCAGTCCCTGTACGTCAACGACCCGGACGGCAACACCGTCGAGCTCCGCTGGTATCCGCAGGGCGCCGACGCCTAG
- a CDS encoding oxidoreductase — protein sequence MTRWNTSHIPDQTGRSAVVTGANSGIGYVTARELARKGARVLLACRNEERGIAALERLRSEVPTAEAEFRALDLADLSSVRDFAAALDDFDGDRLDLLINNAGVMALPHRTTADGFEMQFGTNHLGHFALTGLLLPKLLATPGARVVTVSSMLHALADLDYSDLNSEHSYRRWIAYGRSKSANLLFVHELTRRLAAAGSRVVAAASHPGYAATNLATAGVRMEGRTSAERMVGVANRVLAQSADGGALGTLCAATAPHMRPGSFIGPRSGLRGAPAPSFRAPWTRKAANGERLWAASEQLTGVHYDFARPAAAF from the coding sequence GTGACCAGGTGGAACACCAGCCACATCCCCGACCAGACAGGCCGCTCGGCAGTCGTCACGGGCGCGAACAGCGGCATCGGCTATGTCACCGCGCGCGAACTGGCCCGCAAGGGCGCCCGCGTGCTGCTGGCCTGCCGCAATGAGGAGCGCGGGATCGCCGCCCTGGAGCGGCTGCGCTCCGAAGTCCCCACCGCCGAGGCCGAGTTCCGGGCGCTGGACCTTGCCGATCTGTCCTCCGTACGGGACTTCGCCGCCGCCCTCGACGACTTCGACGGCGACCGGCTCGACCTGCTGATCAACAACGCGGGCGTGATGGCCCTGCCGCACCGCACCACCGCCGACGGCTTCGAGATGCAGTTCGGCACCAACCACCTCGGCCACTTCGCGCTGACCGGGCTGCTGCTGCCCAAGCTCCTCGCCACGCCCGGCGCCCGGGTCGTCACCGTCTCCAGCATGCTGCACGCCCTCGCCGACCTCGACTACAGCGACCTCAACAGCGAGCACTCCTACCGCCGTTGGATCGCCTACGGCCGTTCCAAGAGCGCCAACCTGCTCTTCGTCCACGAGCTGACCCGGCGGCTGGCCGCGGCCGGTTCGCGGGTCGTCGCGGCCGCCTCGCACCCCGGATACGCCGCCACCAATCTCGCGACCGCGGGCGTCCGGATGGAGGGCCGCACCTCTGCCGAGCGCATGGTCGGCGTGGCCAACCGGGTGCTCGCCCAGTCCGCGGACGGCGGCGCCCTGGGCACGCTCTGCGCGGCCACCGCCCCGCACATGCGGCCGGGCTCCTTCATCGGCCCGCGCAGCGGACTGCGCGGCGCCCCCGCCCCGTCCTTCCGCGCCCCCTGGACCAGGAAGGCCGCGAACGGCGAACGCCTGTGGGCCGCCTCGGAGCAACTCACCGGTGTCCACTACGACTTCGCACGGCCCGCTGCGGCGTTCTGA
- a CDS encoding ferric reductase-like transmembrane domain-containing protein: protein MAAPPLRLAPSELLRGLAGGALLVVGLWLVQAEPSVRLDALFATLAHLCGLLAGYGILVMLLLMARVPAIEHGVGADRLARWHALGGRYVLTLCLAHTVFALCGYAAHTGTDVRAAAVGLMGYPGLVAATVGTALLVGVGVTSARTVRRRVRHETWRAVHLLTYVGAALAFAHQLSGPDLAGGALAAWLWTLLHTTVGTLLVWYRLVVPVRQALRHSLWVTEVRIEGPDVVSVVMQGLGLDALRAEPGQFFRWRFLDRRLWRTALPFSLSAPVRDDTLRITVKACGDHTRRIRRLRPGVRVLATGPFGAMTAHRRTRRKVLLLAGGVGITPMRALFETLPGGPGDLTLLYRAGAADQLVLREELEAIAAARGAALHYLLGPSDGPFDPLAPRALRNLVPDLADHDVYLCGPPGMSRAAAAALERAGVPAARVHSEEFTF from the coding sequence GTGGCCGCGCCTCCGCTGCGCCTCGCGCCGTCGGAGTTGCTGCGGGGGCTGGCCGGTGGTGCGCTGCTGGTCGTCGGACTGTGGCTGGTGCAGGCCGAGCCCTCGGTACGGCTCGATGCGCTGTTCGCCACCCTGGCCCACCTCTGCGGTCTGCTCGCGGGCTACGGAATCCTGGTGATGCTGCTGCTGATGGCCCGGGTCCCGGCCATCGAACACGGCGTCGGCGCCGACCGGCTCGCCCGCTGGCACGCCCTCGGCGGCCGCTATGTCCTTACCTTGTGCCTCGCCCACACCGTCTTCGCGCTCTGCGGCTACGCGGCCCACACCGGCACCGATGTCCGTGCCGCCGCCGTCGGCCTGATGGGCTACCCGGGCCTGGTCGCGGCCACCGTCGGTACCGCGCTGCTGGTCGGCGTCGGGGTCACCTCGGCCCGTACGGTCCGCCGCCGGGTACGCCATGAAACCTGGCGCGCCGTACATCTGCTGACCTACGTGGGCGCCGCCCTCGCCTTCGCCCACCAACTGTCCGGACCGGATCTGGCGGGCGGCGCGCTCGCCGCCTGGCTGTGGACACTGCTGCACACCACCGTCGGCACGCTGCTGGTCTGGTACCGCCTGGTCGTGCCGGTACGCCAGGCGCTGCGGCACAGCCTGTGGGTCACCGAGGTCCGGATCGAGGGGCCGGACGTGGTCTCCGTCGTCATGCAGGGCCTGGGGCTGGACGCACTGCGGGCCGAGCCGGGGCAGTTCTTCCGCTGGCGGTTCCTGGACCGGCGGTTGTGGCGGACGGCCCTGCCCTTCTCGCTCTCCGCACCCGTACGGGACGACACCCTCCGGATCACGGTGAAGGCGTGCGGCGACCACACCCGCCGGATTCGCCGGCTGCGGCCGGGCGTACGGGTGCTGGCCACCGGCCCGTTCGGCGCGATGACCGCACACCGGCGGACCCGCCGCAAGGTACTGCTGCTCGCCGGCGGCGTCGGTATCACCCCGATGCGCGCGCTCTTCGAGACCCTGCCGGGTGGGCCGGGCGACCTCACCCTTCTCTACCGGGCGGGCGCTGCCGACCAGTTGGTGCTGCGGGAGGAGCTGGAGGCGATCGCCGCCGCGCGCGGGGCGGCGCTGCACTACCTCCTCGGCCCGTCCGACGGCCCCTTCGACCCGCTGGCCCCCCGGGCCCTGCGCAACCTCGTCCCGGACCTGGCCGATCACGATGTCTATCTCTGCGGCCCGCCCGGCATGTCCAGGGCCGCGGCCGCCGCCCTGGAACGGGCCGGGGTGCCGGCCGCCCGCGTCCACTCCGAGGAGTTCACCTTCTGA
- a CDS encoding RDD family protein: MRRFGAILLDGLLALIAGYVALNSADHAGLPALQTFYAVAGAAFGLSFLNHVLLTRIAGASLGKFAVRTRVVREADASRPRLPRLFRRWLGGYLFLVVWIIAACFDMEDDPEDFCGVRLVRYQDLQALIPAYGR; the protein is encoded by the coding sequence ATGCGCCGGTTCGGGGCGATCCTCCTGGACGGGCTGCTGGCCCTGATCGCCGGTTACGTCGCCCTGAACTCCGCCGACCACGCCGGTCTGCCCGCCCTGCAGACGTTCTACGCCGTCGCCGGCGCGGCCTTCGGGCTGTCGTTCCTCAACCATGTGCTGCTGACCCGGATCGCCGGCGCGAGCCTCGGCAAGTTCGCCGTCCGCACCCGCGTCGTCCGCGAAGCGGACGCCAGCCGTCCGCGCCTCCCCCGGCTGTTCCGCCGCTGGCTGGGCGGCTACCTCTTCCTGGTGGTCTGGATCATCGCCGCCTGCTTCGACATGGAGGACGACCCCGAGGACTTCTGCGGGGTCCGGCTGGTCCGCTACCAGGACCTACAGGCGCTCATTCCGGCATACGGGCGCTGA